One Candidatus Nanosynbacter featherlites genomic region harbors:
- a CDS encoding ABC transporter ATP-binding protein, translated as MSNIIDVHGLTKRYGDQTVVKGIDFSVEKGEIFGILGPNGAGKTTTLEMLEALRTIDGGTAVIDGVDVAKHPKKIKDIIGIQLQSTNFYDHLTLTEQLRMFASLYGSKTDVAALLAKVQLTEKARNYVEQLSGGQKQRFAIASTLVNSPKVLFLDEPTTGLDPQARRNLWELIKQIREEGVTIVLTTHYMDEAELLCDRLAIMDNGQIITTDSPHNLIQQLLKRGFKKKQVVEQANLEDVFIDLTGKAIRD; from the coding sequence ATGAGTAACATTATTGACGTCCACGGTTTGACCAAACGCTACGGCGATCAAACAGTGGTAAAAGGCATAGATTTCAGTGTCGAAAAGGGCGAAATATTCGGTATTTTGGGTCCCAATGGCGCTGGTAAAACAACAACGCTAGAAATGCTGGAGGCATTGCGCACTATCGACGGTGGTACAGCTGTCATTGATGGTGTTGACGTAGCTAAACATCCCAAGAAGATCAAAGACATCATTGGTATTCAGCTGCAGTCGACCAACTTTTATGACCACTTGACATTAACTGAGCAATTGAGAATGTTTGCCAGTTTGTATGGTAGCAAGACTGACGTGGCTGCGCTACTAGCTAAAGTCCAACTCACAGAAAAAGCTAGAAACTATGTCGAACAGTTGTCTGGCGGACAAAAACAGCGCTTCGCCATCGCTTCGACCTTGGTCAATAGTCCAAAAGTTTTGTTTCTGGACGAGCCAACCACTGGTTTGGATCCACAAGCGCGTCGCAACTTATGGGAGCTGATCAAGCAAATACGCGAAGAGGGCGTTACTATCGTGCTGACAACACACTACATGGATGAGGCTGAATTGCTGTGCGACCGGCTGGCAATCATGGACAACGGTCAAATCATCACCACCGATTCGCCACATAACTTGATTCAACAGTTACTCAAGCGCGGCTTTAAGAAAAAGCAGGTGGTTGAACAAGCAAATTTGGAAGACGTTTTCATCGATCTTACAGGAAAGGCGATACGGGATTAG
- a CDS encoding magnesium transporter CorA family protein produces the protein MLQYLKSDDSGKLTIRENLVKGSWIRCERPNEEEISQLLSLGIDADIITDALDPHEVPRLDADNERTYLIARLPDTDDDFNDFTTPILFVIHADYIITISRDSLGRLWQPFIDKHVVSTSSRITLLVDMIDALATQYQRRVAAINRQMRAATGDIRTLRARDIATLAEYERKLNDYMDALVPMNLSVERMIAHKALMLRSDAKEDVEDISIDLEQVISRCKSLLRTITNVRDSYRAVMDTRLNETIRLLTVITLALTIPTMIAGLFGMNVPVPGGDDPAMFWKITGVSAVAALLIGYYFLRRR, from the coding sequence ATGTTGCAGTATCTTAAATCTGACGATTCTGGCAAGCTTACCATCAGAGAGAACTTAGTTAAGGGCTCTTGGATTCGTTGTGAGCGGCCAAATGAAGAGGAGATTTCCCAGTTATTGTCACTGGGGATTGATGCTGATATCATCACCGACGCATTGGACCCCCACGAGGTTCCTCGCTTGGACGCGGACAATGAGCGGACATATTTGATTGCCCGATTGCCGGATACTGACGATGATTTTAATGACTTTACTACACCAATTTTGTTTGTGATTCATGCGGATTATATCATCACCATTTCGCGAGATAGCCTAGGTAGATTGTGGCAGCCGTTTATTGATAAACATGTGGTATCCACGTCAAGTCGAATTACCCTGCTGGTTGACATGATTGATGCGTTAGCAACGCAATATCAGCGCCGGGTGGCTGCCATCAACCGTCAAATGCGGGCGGCGACTGGCGATATTCGAACATTGCGAGCGCGCGATATTGCCACATTAGCTGAATATGAGCGCAAACTGAATGATTATATGGATGCCTTGGTGCCGATGAACTTGTCAGTGGAGCGGATGATTGCGCATAAAGCATTGATGCTTCGGTCGGATGCCAAGGAAGACGTTGAAGATATTTCCATTGATCTGGAGCAGGTGATTAGTCGCTGTAAATCATTGCTGCGTACCATCACCAACGTGCGCGATAGCTATCGGGCGGTGATGGATACGCGCCTGAACGAAACCATTCGGTTGCTGACCGTCATCACATTGGCGCTCACTATACCGACCATGATCGCTGGCTTGTTTGGTATGAATGTGCCAGTTCCTGGTGGGGATGACCCGGCAATGTTCTGGAAAATCACCGGCGTCAGCGCTGTGGCGGCATTGTTGATTGGCTATTATTTCTTGCGCCGCCGCTAG
- a CDS encoding CorA family divalent cation transporter, which produces MVVEYFERSAAGERLEKVSRPRSHAWVHISGKLLDMDDLSDKLLLNANILRDVCDVRELSRAEFSNGVEYIFLRLPVGPADAAKTAPILIAVSRDRLVTASPHTSFSPLDTDAFMTTDTRQPSAVVSAVIASIITEYEQRLYALSTKITSARKRLTHFDVQNEDFVEFVAIEDSLNEYRSGLEGLVTVVGQLEANRRQLFNLRDIEAFGDIILHARQLLVAIGSSAQTIDSIQNAYSTIANNTLNQRMKVLTTITILLAVPNVFYGMYGMNIGLPFQGEWWAYAAIMGITLLLILLTLLLAKRFRLF; this is translated from the coding sequence ATGGTGGTGGAATACTTTGAGCGATCAGCGGCGGGTGAGCGTCTAGAAAAGGTAAGTCGTCCTCGCTCTCACGCGTGGGTGCATATATCTGGTAAATTGCTGGATATGGACGACTTGTCAGATAAGCTCCTGTTGAATGCAAATATCCTGCGTGACGTTTGTGATGTCCGTGAGTTGTCACGAGCAGAGTTTAGCAATGGCGTGGAATACATTTTCTTGCGTTTACCAGTTGGTCCGGCTGATGCCGCCAAAACCGCCCCGATACTCATCGCAGTGTCGCGTGATCGGCTGGTAACTGCTAGTCCGCACACTTCTTTTTCGCCGTTAGACACTGATGCTTTCATGACCACTGACACGCGTCAGCCCTCTGCGGTAGTGTCAGCCGTCATCGCCTCCATCATCACCGAGTACGAGCAGCGACTATATGCGCTATCGACCAAAATTACCAGCGCTCGCAAGCGGCTCACACATTTTGATGTCCAAAACGAGGACTTTGTTGAGTTCGTCGCTATTGAAGATAGCCTCAATGAATATCGAAGTGGTTTAGAGGGCTTGGTCACGGTTGTTGGGCAATTGGAAGCAAATCGTCGGCAGTTGTTTAATCTGCGTGATATTGAAGCCTTTGGTGATATCATATTGCATGCCCGCCAATTATTAGTGGCTATTGGTTCGAGTGCCCAAACGATTGACAGTATTCAAAACGCTTATTCAACCATTGCCAATAACACCTTGAACCAGCGCATGAAGGTACTCACGACTATCACTATTCTACTAGCGGTGCCAAATGTGTTTTACGGTATGTATGGCATGAATATCGGATTGCCATTTCAGGGCGAGTGGTGGGCGTACGCTGCCATCATGGGTATTACACTGTTGTTAATTTTACTAACATTACTACTTGCCAAGCGATTCCGCTTATTCTAA
- the aspS gene encoding aspartate--tRNA ligase, with protein sequence MKQRTFAIDTPTKVGEMITVAGWVHSRRDHGGLIFIDLRDHTGLVQLVINPEQAEAFRLAESLRDEFVIRASGVVTERGEGLKNPNIASGDVEIVVENLEILNRAETLPIQPFAEENQAGEDLRFKYRYLDLRRPKMQEMLKKRAEMYRRMHQYMDTRDFIEIQTPILANSSPEGARDFLIPSRLQEDKFYALPQAPQQFKQLLMVGGVPRYYQLAACFRDEDPRADRLYGEFYQLDLEMSFVEDGEEVRQEVEPLMRQLATEFAGKKLLDLSDLPVGDGSPIPRISYRDAMETYGSDKPDLRFGMKLIELTDVFAETEFGVFKNAECIKAICVKNGASLSRKQIDQFTDIAKSEGAGGLAYITYQDGEAKSPIAKFLSEAELTAIQQKIGAVDGDAVFFGADARPVVNAVLGRLRNEFAAHFDLKDPSVVAFAWIIDFPFYEWDDHGKKLDFGHNPFGMPKGGLEALESATTDADKLAIVADQFDMVMNGYEICSGGVRNHNPAVLYKVFDLLGFSESYVEEKFGAMLNAFKYGAPPHAGCAFGVDRILMELIDETNVRETLAFPKNGSGVDVMMDSPSTVDPAQLQELGL encoded by the coding sequence ATGAAACAGAGGACTTTTGCAATTGATACACCAACAAAAGTTGGGGAAATGATTACCGTGGCGGGCTGGGTACACTCCCGGCGTGATCACGGTGGGCTGATTTTTATTGACCTGCGCGACCATACTGGGCTGGTGCAGCTGGTGATTAATCCTGAGCAGGCGGAAGCGTTTCGTTTGGCGGAAAGCCTGCGCGATGAGTTTGTGATTCGTGCTAGTGGTGTGGTGACGGAGCGCGGCGAAGGTTTGAAAAATCCAAATATCGCCAGCGGTGATGTGGAAATTGTGGTGGAAAATCTGGAAATTCTCAATCGTGCTGAAACCTTGCCAATCCAACCATTTGCCGAGGAAAATCAGGCGGGCGAGGACTTACGTTTTAAGTATCGCTACCTCGATCTGCGCCGCCCGAAGATGCAGGAGATGCTGAAAAAACGCGCTGAGATGTACCGACGGATGCATCAGTATATGGATACTCGGGACTTCATCGAGATTCAGACGCCGATTTTGGCAAATTCCAGCCCCGAGGGCGCGCGTGATTTTCTGATCCCCAGCCGGTTGCAGGAAGATAAGTTTTACGCTCTACCGCAAGCGCCGCAGCAGTTCAAGCAGCTGCTGATGGTTGGCGGTGTGCCGCGATATTACCAGTTGGCGGCGTGTTTTCGCGATGAAGATCCGCGGGCCGATCGATTGTACGGTGAGTTTTACCAGCTGGACCTGGAGATGAGTTTCGTTGAGGACGGCGAGGAAGTTCGCCAGGAAGTTGAGCCGCTGATGCGGCAGCTCGCGACCGAGTTTGCCGGCAAAAAGTTGCTGGATTTGAGCGACCTGCCTGTTGGTGATGGCAGTCCAATTCCGCGCATTTCCTACCGCGACGCCATGGAGACATATGGCTCGGACAAGCCAGACCTACGTTTTGGTATGAAGCTGATTGAATTGACCGACGTATTTGCCGAAACTGAATTTGGCGTGTTCAAAAACGCTGAGTGTATCAAGGCGATTTGCGTCAAAAATGGCGCCAGTCTCAGCCGCAAGCAAATCGACCAATTCACTGACATTGCCAAGAGCGAGGGGGCGGGCGGTTTAGCTTACATCACTTACCAAGATGGCGAGGCAAAATCGCCAATTGCCAAGTTCTTGAGCGAAGCAGAGCTCACGGCGATTCAGCAAAAAATCGGTGCAGTTGATGGCGATGCAGTCTTCTTCGGCGCCGACGCTCGCCCGGTCGTCAACGCCGTGCTTGGTCGTCTGCGAAACGAATTTGCTGCTCACTTCGACCTGAAAGACCCGAGCGTGGTAGCGTTTGCCTGGATCATCGATTTTCCATTCTATGAATGGGATGACCACGGCAAGAAGCTTGATTTTGGCCACAACCCATTTGGCATGCCAAAGGGCGGCCTAGAGGCGCTGGAGTCAGCAACGACTGACGCCGACAAGCTTGCCATCGTTGCCGATCAATTTGACATGGTGATGAACGGCTACGAAATTTGCTCCGGCGGTGTGCGCAACCACAACCCAGCGGTACTATACAAAGTGTTTGACCTACTTGGCTTTAGCGAAAGCTATGTGGAGGAAAAGTTTGGCGCCATGCTCAACGCCTTCAAATACGGTGCACCGCCGCACGCTGGCTGTGCCTTTGGTGTTGACCGCATCCTCATGGAACTCATCGACGAAACAAATGTTCGCGAGACTTTAGCTTTTCCAAAGAACGGCTCAGGCGTTGACGTGATGATGGATTCGCCATCAACGGTTGATCCAGCACAGCTACAAGAATTAGGGCTATAA
- a CDS encoding ABC transporter permease, translating to MKKYWIGIIGQVVAGLKRLLRDKMALFFTFLFPLIFLFVFGSIFNNQTTNFKVAIINHSNTEFAKQFVDGAKNDKSKLLQVQDVKNIDDAKEKMKRSEIDGIIELPKEFGEVKGEGAQARPSGTLNVLHAKGQDQAASALTAVMGQIVGSINKAMGQPEPPFKVASQAVGDEALKTFDYTFTGLLAFSLMSMGIFGLANQMPTEKQKGNYRRLRAAPFTSGQLIISTAIVYTLVSLASAVLMLVVSMLLFKFTMRGDWLLFVPFLTLAAVMMVGLGLIVGAWAKNENQSAPLSNIISFPMMFLSGAFFPSFLFPEWLRSISQCIPMTPVVDGLRLISTEHASLTEVLPQFGGVLLCIVIVYTLAIKLFRWE from the coding sequence ATGAAAAAATATTGGATAGGTATCATTGGTCAGGTCGTAGCTGGTCTTAAGCGTTTGCTGCGCGACAAAATGGCATTGTTTTTCACCTTTTTGTTCCCGCTGATTTTCTTGTTTGTGTTTGGTTCAATTTTTAATAATCAGACGACCAATTTCAAGGTTGCCATCATTAACCACTCCAACACTGAGTTCGCCAAGCAATTTGTCGATGGTGCAAAAAATGACAAGTCAAAATTACTACAAGTTCAGGACGTGAAAAACATTGATGATGCCAAAGAAAAGATGAAGCGCTCGGAAATTGACGGTATCATTGAGCTACCAAAAGAGTTTGGTGAAGTCAAAGGTGAAGGCGCACAAGCTCGACCGTCTGGCACGCTGAACGTGCTGCATGCTAAAGGGCAAGATCAGGCTGCCAGTGCACTGACCGCTGTGATGGGTCAGATTGTTGGTAGTATCAACAAAGCCATGGGTCAGCCAGAACCGCCGTTTAAGGTAGCTTCACAGGCAGTTGGCGATGAAGCTCTGAAGACGTTTGATTACACCTTCACTGGGCTATTAGCGTTTAGTTTGATGAGCATGGGTATCTTTGGTCTGGCAAACCAAATGCCAACCGAAAAGCAAAAAGGCAACTATCGTCGCCTGCGGGCTGCACCGTTTACTTCTGGTCAGCTCATTATTTCTACGGCTATCGTCTACACCTTGGTGTCTTTGGCAAGTGCTGTCTTGATGCTGGTTGTCAGTATGCTACTGTTTAAATTTACGATGCGTGGCGACTGGTTGTTGTTTGTGCCATTCTTGACATTGGCTGCCGTGATGATGGTTGGCCTTGGATTGATTGTTGGTGCGTGGGCTAAAAACGAAAATCAGTCAGCGCCACTCTCAAATATTATCTCTTTCCCGATGATGTTCTTGTCTGGTGCTTTCTTCCCATCATTCTTGTTCCCAGAGTGGCTCAGGTCTATTAGTCAATGTATCCCGATGACCCCTGTCGTTGACGGTCTTCGATTGATATCAACAGAACACGCAAGCCTGACAGAAGTTCTGCCGCAGTTTGGTGGAGTTCTGTTGTGTATCGTCATCGTCTACACCTTGGCTATTAAACTGTTCCGCTGGGAATAA
- a CDS encoding CBS domain-containing protein: MSVLLLSVIYGLIIVILILVLGVHPQLSSHSQFELKRRAHQGDEEAKLLLKRRTYLADLFSLQRVITALLLVSLSVIGVELFHWLVGFLVSLVIALYSGAVARLSPLQKFSQRIYERYEGAIIRCIEKYSVVFWAIRSVVPSQSSELDVESREELLEIVKNAGDALSKDEKKLITNSLKFKDMKVTDAMIPRTMIDSIGKDEVLGPIVLDGLYQTGHSRFPVIDGDIDHVVGMLYVQDLVTIGNAKKSQKAHHVTDAMEHAVFYIREDQSLQQALAAFIKTRHHLFIVINQYRETVGLLSLEDALEALLGKKINDEFDTHEDLRKVAERNPRGNNSPKTTETI, from the coding sequence ATGAGTGTATTGCTGTTAAGTGTTATATATGGATTGATTATCGTCATTTTGATATTGGTACTAGGGGTGCATCCACAGCTCTCGTCACATAGCCAATTTGAATTGAAACGTCGGGCGCACCAGGGTGACGAGGAAGCAAAATTACTACTGAAACGCCGCACCTACTTGGCTGATTTATTTTCGTTGCAGCGGGTGATCACGGCATTATTATTGGTGTCGCTCAGTGTCATCGGTGTGGAGTTGTTTCACTGGCTAGTTGGTTTTTTGGTGTCGTTAGTCATCGCGCTTTATTCGGGCGCCGTGGCTCGCTTGTCGCCGCTACAAAAATTTTCACAGCGCATCTATGAACGGTATGAAGGAGCAATCATTCGCTGCATTGAAAAGTATTCAGTTGTATTTTGGGCGATCCGTTCTGTTGTACCGTCACAAAGTAGTGAATTGGATGTTGAATCGCGTGAGGAGCTGCTCGAGATAGTCAAGAACGCTGGTGATGCATTGTCCAAGGACGAAAAAAAGCTTATCACCAATAGTCTCAAGTTCAAGGACATGAAAGTCACTGACGCCATGATTCCACGTACTATGATTGATAGCATAGGTAAAGATGAAGTACTAGGTCCCATCGTTCTGGATGGGCTGTATCAAACAGGGCACAGCCGTTTTCCGGTGATTGATGGGGATATTGATCATGTTGTGGGTATGTTATATGTGCAAGATTTGGTGACCATTGGTAACGCCAAAAAGTCGCAAAAAGCGCACCACGTTACTGATGCTATGGAGCACGCTGTGTTTTACATTCGAGAAGACCAATCGTTGCAGCAAGCTTTGGCTGCCTTTATCAAAACCAGACACCATCTATTCATCGTGATCAACCAGTACCGTGAAACAGTTGGACTGTTAAGCCTGGAAGATGCTTTGGAAGCGCTTTTAGGAAAGAAAATTAATGATGAATTTGATACCCATGAAGATCTGCGCAAAGTAGCTGAGCGCAATCCACGCGGTAATAATAGCCCAAAAACTACCGAAACTATCTAA
- a CDS encoding restriction endonuclease produces MDSYTVGTVVIFCSITWIIASPFVVFYYHKRYITAYRELEELRREVSPAVDIQSTQMSASEGAQSTNKQPITENRSNPVTPLSDHELLTKIRSMSPYDFEKYIAQLFEHFGYSAATTPYKRDGGIDIVLYKNGVQSYVQCKKYIKQIVKVSEVRDFYGAVVDHLHGGEAFFVTTNIFSSDARRFVKYSTNGNKIRLIDNTGLLTIIRALEDKGVVVPIPDVSDISQKIKPCPRCRGGHLVIRHSKNNHSPFYGCSNYPECRYMQKINS; encoded by the coding sequence ATGGATAGCTATACGGTGGGCACTGTAGTCATCTTTTGTTCAATTACGTGGATCATCGCCAGTCCTTTTGTAGTGTTTTATTATCATAAACGATATATCACAGCCTACCGGGAGCTAGAGGAATTACGCCGGGAAGTATCGCCCGCAGTAGATATCCAGTCAACCCAAATGTCTGCTTCGGAAGGGGCACAATCAACGAATAAGCAGCCCATTACCGAGAACAGGTCTAATCCAGTCACACCACTCAGCGACCATGAACTGCTCACCAAAATTCGCTCCATGTCGCCGTATGATTTCGAAAAATACATCGCTCAATTATTTGAACATTTTGGCTATTCGGCTGCAACCACTCCGTATAAACGCGACGGTGGCATCGACATTGTATTATACAAAAACGGCGTCCAAAGTTATGTCCAATGTAAAAAGTATATTAAACAAATTGTCAAAGTATCCGAAGTGCGTGATTTTTATGGTGCAGTTGTTGATCATTTACACGGCGGCGAGGCATTCTTTGTCACAACAAACATCTTCTCATCGGACGCACGAAGATTTGTAAAATATTCTACCAATGGCAACAAAATACGGCTTATTGATAACACAGGACTACTTACCATCATTCGCGCCCTTGAAGATAAAGGTGTCGTAGTACCAATTCCTGACGTATCAGACATATCTCAAAAAATTAAACCATGCCCACGCTGTCGTGGCGGTCATCTGGTGATAAGACACAGCAAAAATAATCATTCACCATTCTACGGATGCTCGAATTATCCCGAATGTCGATATATGCAAAAGATAAATTCTTAG
- a CDS encoding YfcC family protein, which translates to MVEKIKKAKQKLRSPSAFTILFVVIAIMAALTWIIPSGVYKTDDDGNRVAGSYHVVEKDRTVTEEKDGKEEKVDKHDRQGLWDVFTAPIKGMSDKLDVIVFVMVLGGFLGVTMKTGALDASLGALLRKMKGKEKWLIPILMTLFAIGGTTYGMQEETVAFYALVIPMMIAAGYNAMTGVMVIVLGAGAGVLGSTINPFSTGVAAKTADVKLGNVIPIMSIILVLCLIAAIIFTMRYAAKVKAGKYKEDVRYKPVTAALDMTNVPKFTGPRKVVMGVFAITFVLMVLSLIPWGSWEITVFTDLFKWASELPIIGAVFGVVHSAAFGDWYFNEITALFLISTIVITAIYYKEFKKEGIFPVDTFIDGVKDILPVALIIAVATGVSVVMTNGEIQDTIISWGEALLKDAGGGVVGVLAYLFYLPMSFIVPSSSGLAAATMPVIAPIADLVGSSKEVMVAAFATASGLLNMMAPTIASLMGGLALAGVSYRAWLRRSAPIMAVFAIISVAVIAAFGVLG; encoded by the coding sequence ATGGTAGAAAAAATTAAAAAAGCAAAGCAGAAGCTTCGATCGCCATCGGCGTTTACGATTTTGTTTGTCGTGATCGCAATCATGGCAGCGTTGACATGGATTATTCCGTCGGGCGTCTATAAGACTGATGACGATGGTAACCGTGTTGCGGGATCGTATCATGTGGTTGAAAAAGACCGCACCGTCACTGAAGAAAAGGACGGTAAAGAAGAGAAAGTTGACAAGCATGACCGGCAAGGCTTATGGGACGTCTTCACAGCACCCATTAAAGGTATGTCCGATAAGCTAGACGTTATAGTCTTCGTTATGGTACTTGGTGGATTCTTGGGCGTTACCATGAAGACTGGCGCCCTGGATGCTTCACTCGGTGCGCTACTTCGTAAGATGAAGGGCAAAGAAAAATGGCTCATTCCAATCTTAATGACGTTGTTTGCTATCGGTGGTACAACTTACGGTATGCAGGAAGAAACTGTGGCGTTTTACGCGCTAGTTATTCCGATGATGATCGCTGCCGGCTATAACGCAATGACTGGTGTGATGGTGATTGTACTGGGTGCTGGTGCTGGTGTGCTTGGTTCGACTATTAACCCATTCTCCACCGGTGTTGCCGCAAAGACTGCTGATGTTAAATTGGGCAATGTTATCCCAATAATGTCTATCATTTTGGTGCTATGTTTGATCGCGGCAATCATCTTTACTATGCGTTACGCAGCAAAGGTAAAAGCAGGCAAGTATAAGGAAGATGTTCGTTATAAGCCAGTCACAGCAGCCTTGGATATGACGAACGTACCAAAATTTACTGGTCCACGAAAAGTCGTCATGGGCGTCTTCGCTATTACGTTTGTCTTGATGGTCCTTTCGCTGATTCCTTGGGGAAGTTGGGAGATTACAGTATTCACTGACCTATTTAAGTGGGCTTCAGAGTTGCCAATTATCGGTGCAGTATTTGGCGTAGTGCACAGTGCGGCCTTTGGTGATTGGTACTTTAATGAAATTACCGCACTATTCTTAATCTCAACAATTGTTATTACCGCAATTTACTATAAAGAGTTTAAAAAAGAAGGTATTTTCCCAGTTGACACCTTCATTGACGGCGTGAAAGATATCTTACCAGTTGCTTTGATTATCGCAGTGGCAACCGGCGTCTCTGTCGTGATGACTAACGGTGAAATCCAAGATACTATCATTAGCTGGGGCGAAGCGCTTCTGAAAGATGCTGGCGGTGGCGTTGTTGGTGTGCTGGCGTATCTGTTCTACTTGCCAATGTCCTTCATCGTGCCGTCATCATCAGGTTTGGCAGCAGCAACTATGCCAGTTATTGCGCCGATTGCTGATCTGGTTGGCTCAAGCAAAGAAGTCATGGTGGCAGCCTTTGCTACAGCATCAGGTTTGCTTAACATGATGGCACCAACCATCGCTTCCTTGATGGGCGGTTTGGCACTGGCTGGTGTCTCATACCGCGCATGGCTGCGACGTTCAGCACCAATCATGGCAGTTTTCGCAATCATCAGCGTTGCGGTCATCGCTGCCTTTGGAGTATTAGGATAG
- the arcC gene encoding carbamate kinase: protein MDKQRTIVVALGGNALQKQGEASSEAQRRVAAETIRQLLPLVQAGHRIAIVHGNGPQVGNIVLHEEAVNTDDVPSLPLDDCGAMSQGLIGFWLQQAFQDSFRAHQMTDKHAVSLVTQTIVSGDDAAFQNPTKPIGPFYSEEEAKAVQAERGYVVKEDAGRGWRRVVPSPKPVEIVEAPIIKALVEAGVLVVSTGGGGIPVLRQEDGTLKGVEAVIDKDFGAATLANLLHADTLLILTSVDAAKVNFNQPNEEALGQISAVEMQKHIDDGQFAAGSMLPKAQAALQFVSGGEGRTAVITSLEKTTEAIDGTAGTRIVS from the coding sequence ATGGATAAGCAGCGAACTATTGTCGTTGCTCTTGGAGGTAACGCCCTGCAGAAGCAGGGCGAAGCCTCTTCAGAAGCACAGCGCCGAGTAGCGGCTGAGACGATACGACAGTTATTACCACTTGTTCAAGCAGGACATAGAATAGCTATCGTTCATGGCAACGGTCCCCAGGTGGGAAACATTGTCTTGCATGAAGAGGCTGTTAATACTGATGATGTACCGAGCTTACCACTAGATGATTGTGGGGCTATGAGTCAAGGTCTGATCGGCTTTTGGTTGCAGCAAGCCTTTCAAGACAGCTTCAGGGCTCATCAGATGACTGATAAGCACGCTGTTAGTTTGGTGACGCAGACCATTGTCTCTGGGGATGATGCAGCGTTCCAAAACCCAACCAAACCAATTGGTCCATTTTATTCAGAAGAAGAAGCGAAGGCGGTGCAGGCTGAGCGTGGCTATGTTGTTAAGGAAGATGCTGGTCGTGGTTGGCGCCGTGTGGTGCCATCACCAAAACCAGTGGAAATTGTCGAGGCGCCGATCATCAAAGCCTTGGTTGAAGCGGGTGTTCTGGTGGTGTCAACTGGTGGTGGCGGCATCCCCGTATTGCGTCAGGAAGACGGCACGCTCAAGGGTGTTGAAGCAGTCATCGATAAAGACTTTGGAGCGGCAACCTTGGCTAATTTGCTGCACGCAGACACTCTGCTGATTTTAACTTCGGTTGATGCCGCCAAGGTCAATTTCAACCAACCAAATGAAGAAGCTTTGGGGCAAATCTCTGCAGTAGAGATGCAAAAACACATTGATGATGGTCAGTTTGCCGCTGGATCCATGCTGCCAAAAGCGCAAGCAGCCTTGCAATTTGTGTCAGGTGGCGAGGGTCGTACCGCGGTCATTACCTCATTGGAAAAAACTACTGAGGCTATCGACGGGACGGCGGGCACGCGGATTGTTTCATAG
- a CDS encoding DsbA family protein yields MNGKTWGVFIAIVVTILGGMVYLSVTHRLDISDIAKDQLTKIIPAEKRNGDIQEHTFGADKPKVTIIEYGDYQCPGCRTVAPRIKSAVEKHKDNVQLIFRNFPLSGHTHARLAASVAEAAGLQGKYWEMHDLLYENQDAWSNAQNHKRNDIFMGYAKQLKLDESRFANDLTSDRVLQKISFDTAVSRAHEITATPTIFINGKKVEDLNSIDAEVENALKAAGVSTEEKKAE; encoded by the coding sequence ATGAACGGAAAAACCTGGGGCGTATTTATCGCAATCGTGGTGACGATACTTGGTGGCATGGTATACCTGTCAGTAACACACCGCTTAGATATTAGCGATATCGCCAAAGATCAACTCACAAAAATCATCCCTGCTGAAAAGCGCAATGGTGACATTCAGGAGCACACTTTTGGGGCTGACAAGCCTAAAGTTACGATTATTGAGTACGGTGATTATCAATGCCCAGGTTGTCGCACTGTTGCACCACGTATTAAATCAGCTGTCGAAAAGCACAAAGATAATGTGCAATTGATCTTCCGCAACTTCCCACTGTCTGGTCACACTCACGCTCGCCTAGCAGCGTCAGTGGCTGAGGCGGCAGGCTTGCAAGGTAAATACTGGGAAATGCACGATTTGCTGTACGAAAACCAAGACGCATGGAGCAACGCCCAAAATCACAAACGCAACGATATCTTCATGGGCTATGCCAAGCAGCTTAAACTCGATGAATCACGCTTTGCCAATGACCTAACAAGCGACCGCGTATTGCAAAAAATTAGTTTCGACACTGCCGTTAGCCGTGCACACGAAATTACTGCTACACCAACCATATTCATCAATGGCAAAAAGGTAGAAGACCTCAACAGTATTGACGCTGAGGTAGAAAACGCGCTCAAAGCAGCAGGTGTTTCTACTGAGGAAAAGAAGGCTGAGTAG